A genomic stretch from Nerophis ophidion isolate RoL-2023_Sa linkage group LG14, RoL_Noph_v1.0, whole genome shotgun sequence includes:
- the zgc:113531 gene encoding von Willebrand factor C domain-containing protein 2-like has translation MYFYTFGSAPFPAFNSHDVFVQKVSKFEQQCDKYSAQLVSRALVSIMKMWFIFPAVLLCTTAAFDSAVGGQQQPGDPGEESTCEANGSLYYAGEWFFLDSDHCTQCECTAEGSVCVRTQCTSLPAACIHVSRYPGDCCPRCERTGCEYRGEVYELGRDFQPTECEQCTCASDGIAQCLVADCAPPPCVSPVYLPGKCCPECTEGPNCYVDSSHSQVIPAGPPVWVDSCTKCRCHDGQDVSYWEGNRLATCSRLENCTLQTQK, from the exons ATGTACTTTTACACCTTTGGCTCCGCCCCCTTCCCGGCGTTCAACTCCCACGACGTCTTTGTGCAGAAAGTTTCAAAGTTTGAACAACAATGTGACAAATACTCCGCTCAACTTGTTTCTCGCGCTCTTGTGTCCATCATGAAGATGTGGTTCATCTTCCCAGCGGTGCTTCTTTGCACGACAGCCGCCTTTGACTCGGCGGTGGGCGGCCAGCAGCAGCCGGGGGACCCGGGGGAGGAGAGCACCTGCGAGGCCAACGGCAGCCTCTACTACGCGGGGGAGTGGTTCTTCCTGGACTCGGACCACTGCACCCAGTGCGAGTGCACGGCCGAGGGCTCGGTGTGTGTCCGCACACAGTGCACCTCCCTGCCGGCGGCGTGCATCCACGTGAGCCGCTACCCCGGGGACTGCTGCCCGCGGTGCGAGAGGACGGGTTGCGAGTACCGGGGGGAAGTCTACGAGCTCGGCCGCGACTTCCAG CCTACAGAATGTGAGCAGTGCACGTGTGCCAGCGATGGCATCGCCCAGTGTTTGGTGGCAGACTGTGCTCCTCCCCCGTGTGTCAGCCCCGTCTACCTGCCAGGAAAGTGCTGCCCCGAGTGCACTGAGG GTCCAAATTGCTACGTGGACTCATCTCACAGCCAGGTGATTCCTGCCGGGCCGCCCGTCTGGGTGGACTCCTGCACCAAGTGTCGTTGCCATGACGGCCAAGATGTCAGCTACTGGGAGGGAAACCGCTTGGCCACCTGCTCCCGCCTGGAAAACTGCACTCTTCAAACACAAAAGTGA